The Panicum hallii strain FIL2 chromosome 5, PHallii_v3.1, whole genome shotgun sequence genome contains the following window.
AACGAAACAAACAAAGCCGGTGTACGTACGTACGTGCAATATAATACGGTTCGTTGCAGATCATATAATATGCTCTCACTAAGCTGTGATTACTGTACTAGTCGTCAGTCTAATCATTGTTTAACCACGAGATCGTCTATGTTGAGATCATGATGAGGATAACTTAGCTTGTTGATAAACTAATTAACATGGATGGATTTTCTGTGGCCGCAATGTCTGCAGGACGGCACGTACCTGAGGAACGGGCCGGGCCTGTGGAACCTCGGCGACTACGGCTTCCGGCACCTGTTCGACGGGTACGCGACGCTGGTGCGCGTCTCGTTCCGCAGCGGGCGCGCGGTGGGCGCGCACCGGCAGATCGAGTCGGACGCGTACaaggcggcgcgcgcgcacggCAAGGTGTGCTACCGCGAGTTCTCCGAGGTGCCCAAGCCGGACGGCTTCCTCTCCGCCGTGGGCCAGCTCGCCAGCCTCTTCTCGGGCTCCTCGCTCACCGACAACTCCAACACGGGCGTCGTCCGCCTCGGCGACGGCCGCGTCCTCTGCCTGACGGAGACCATCAAGGGCTCCATCGTGGTCGACCCGGACACGCTCGACACCCTCGGCAAGTTCGAGTTCACGGACAAGCTGGGGGGCCTCGTCCACTCGGCGCACCCCATCGTGACCGACACCGAGTTCTGGACGCTGATCCCGGACCTGATCCGCCCGGGCTACTCGGTCGTCAGGATGGACGCCGGGACCAACGAGCGGCGGCTCGTCGGCAGGGTGGACTGCCGCGGCGGCCCCGCGCCCGGGTGGGTGCACTCGTTCCCCGTCACCGAGCACTACGTGGTGGTGCCGGAGATGCCGCTCCGGTACTGCGCCAAGAACCTCCTCCGCGCGGAGCCCACGCCGCTGTACAAGTTCGAGTGGCACCTCGAGTCCGGCAGCTACATGCACGTCATGTGCAAGGCCAGCGGCAGGGTCGTGGCCAGCGTGGAGGTGCCGCCGTACGTGACGTTCCACTTCATCAACGCGTACGAGGAGACGGACGAGGACGGGCGCGTCACGGCCATCGTCGCCGACTGCTGCGAGCACAACGCCGACACCTCCATCCTCGACAAGCTCCGCCTCCAGAACCTCCGGTCCTCCGCCGGCCAGGACGTCCTCCCCGACGCCAGGTGGGTTAGCCTGCAGCACCTTCCTACTACCACCACTTCTTGCTCTGCTGGATAGATTTGCATTTCTTACCACATGGGCTCCTCTGATGGGTTGGAACAGAGTGGGCCGGTTCAGGATACCGCTGGACGGGAGCCCGTTTGGCGAGCTGGAGTCGGCGCTGGACCCCGACGAGCACGGCCGCGGGATGGACATGTGCAGCATCAACCCGGCCCACGTCGGCAAGAGGTACCGGTACGCCTACGCCTGCGGCGCCCGCCGGCCCTGCAACTTCCCCAACACCCTCACCAAGGTCGACCTGGTGGAGAAGACGGCCAAGAACTGGTACGAGGAGGGCGCCGTGCCGTCCGAGCCCTTCTTCGTGCCGCGCCCCGGCGCCGTGGAGGAGGACGACGGTTAGTGTTCGAGATCTCCTTGAGCTCGCGCATGCATCCGCCTGCGCGTGTTCTCCAAACTACTCGATCAGACGATCACCGCCGTGGCTGACATGTTTTGTTTGGGAAACCTTGGCAGGGGTGGCGATCTCGATGGTGAGCGCCAGGGACGGGTCGGCCTACGCGCTGGTGCTGGACGCCAAGACGTTCCAGGAGGTCGCGCGGGCCAAGTTCCCGTACGCGATGCCCTACGGCCTGCACTGCTGCTGGGTGCCCCGGAACTCGAACGCCTAGATCGATGGATCGGATCCACTCTGCTGCTTGCATCTTGCGCTCAGCGTACCGACTCGATGGCCGGACGTGGACGTACAGCCGTAGAAAGATGCCTGGTTCATTGCTGGGGCCTTCTGCGAACGGGGGGAGATCGAAGTATAGACGTTGTAGTGATGTATGTATAGGCACACGTCGTATACGTGAAACTACAGGGGAATTGTACGTAGCCCTTCCCACACCTTGACACCTTCAATGTCGTTGTAGTAATGCAGGCGTGTAATGTGTACATAGCTATTCAAGTGTTCATTATGTAGTATAGTGCTTTCTTTTTTCAGAAAAGTTGCTTTAGTAGTAGTGATATTGTTCCTTGTTCCAATATATCCCGCACGTGTTCGTTTTTTGGAATCATTGCAAGAGTAATAATGTGATCCAATGTTTCTCAGTCCTCTGTTCAAACATACCAAATCCTGCGTTTGGGATTTGGCTGCCCCCGTCGCTCGTATTTCCACATTTTATTCTCCAAATCCTTTGATCAGTTTTATGCCTCCTCTGCATCCAATAAGCTACAGCACTCAACAACCATCACACTAACCTGAAGACTGAGTTCGCGTGGGTTGTTCAGTTCGTTTCAGTTGTGCTAGGGTCCATAGCAGTGCTAGAGCAGGCTGAGCAACCATGGTGAACTTGCAAGGAGATATCTTCGTCCGCAGGATCCTCTTGTTGCCGGGCTGGATTACTGCTGTTCAAATGCCCATAAGCGCCGCATCCATTTAAGAAAATTATACTAGCATGGATGAGCCGAATGGTAGAGTAATCCAGCATATTGCCGATTGTTCTGTTTTATTCCTGGCACGATTTTGCACGATCTGCAAAGTGTGAATATCGACGGAGATCATAGTACTGAACTACTCATTGCTTCATTCATCACGGTCCTGCCAACCAAATtatgccgctgccgcgccgacgcACCCGGCGCTTGGTGTGCTCCTGAGATGCCCGCCCAGAACCAGCAAGACGACGATGCTCGCCGAGGACGTCGATCATCTTTATCGACGAGTGCGGCGGCGCGGTCCGACGAGGCGCCGCCTGCTGGTCCAGATTGACGAGCACGGGCGGGCAAGCCTACGATCAGCCTCAAGTCTCCATGCCCGTCGCTTTCTTCTGGCTGCCAGCTTCCGGATACGGACTCCTTCTGCGTCGGCGATCCTGGGGGCAGCTTCTTCTGGGCGCCGCCGCGCTCTAGCTCATGGGAGCTTTGCGCAGGAACGCTGCAGCAGCGCGTCGTCGTCGGGGACAGAACGCCGCGCGGCCTGTCGCgagaggaagacgaagaggaCGTTCGCTGCCTGCAGTTGTCCGCATCGATCTCGGCCGCACGATTTTGATCCGACGGCTGCGAGATGCCCAAGGttggacggtatttcatttaccgtccaccccaGGACGGTAAATTGAATACCGTCCGCCCCTGGCTCGGGCCGGCCGGCGCCAATGATGACAGCCACGCCGTCGTGGCCTCCACTGCCAGCATTCTTGGGACCTAGACGGCGCGAGGACGTGTTCCGGAGTCTGGACCTCCAGGGAGAAGGCGGTGCAATCGCTCTCCGCTTCATCGATGAGaggaggacgccgccgccgcaccgctgTTTGGGGCGTGGCGCCATTGTGCcaagccggccggccggtgccACCAGCACGGGCACCGGCGTGTCCTGGTGGAGCTACTCGTCCAGATGGATGCGTTCAGCGGCTGAGGCGACGAACTCTCTGGACGCGCTGCCGCGGTTGGGCGGCTGGTCCGGGATCTGGACTAGCGGAGTTCTCGCAGCCGGACAGGCGGCGGTTCGGGTCGTGCGCGGCGGGCATGAGCCTGAACGGATCAACCTAGACATTGAAAGGCCGGCGTCGCGGCACCGCACGACGGCAAGCGCGCCGCCGAGATCGCCGCGGTGTGCTCCGAGGCCGGCCGGCACGCGAGCAGAGCGCGGCAACACGTGCGTGGTGCCGTGGTCACGCGTGAGAACTTGGATATCACCGTGGATTTTTGGACGCCTTGCATACTTGGTGGAGATCCCTGGCGCAGTGGATTGGAGTTGATCGGTGGCGGCGTCCGTGATCTTCCCAGTTTTCTCCCATTCTGAATTACTTGATGAGGAACTTCTACAATCTAGTGGAGGCGTTGGTCGTGTGTCCACGAGAATGGATGGGATGCCAGTGCACTAAGCGCTCGGCGGCGCTGATCTGCGTCAAGGGCGCAAAGCTCGCGAGCAAGTTCCTCGGCGCTGTACTCCAGCTGGGCGGCGGGCGAAGCGAGTCGTGTTCCAAGCGCGCAAAGTTCACAAGGAATCAGTGTGCTCTAAATTACGGCAAGACAACGATCTCCACCCGATCTATTTTATCACACCTCGGAGCCGTTGAACTGCGCCAATGCTCACGCCGCGGCTGCAGCCCGCCGGCATAGAGTAGACGACGCTTCCTGGCTCTGCGGCGATTCTTGCCGGCGCTTCCTTCTTGggcggtgccgccgccgccgcgacgcaCGAGAGCTCAGGCTGGTCAGCCCGTTGTGGAGGGGAACCGCAGGAGACGCGTCgcgaggtggaggaggagaggataTCGCTACTCGCGGCTATCCGTGCCGATCTCGGCCGCACAAGCCCGATCGAACGTTTGACATAGGCccagggggtggacggtatttcatttatTTACCGTCCACCCTGGACGGTAGATGAAACACCGACCACTCCTATTGCCCGACTAGGCGGCACCATTGGCGGCGGCCACGCCGCCGAAGCCTCCACCGCCAGCTCTCCCACGAAGAGATGGCCCGCAACGTGTTCCACCTTGCCAGGGGGAAGTTCCAATCAACTGGTGCCTTCATCGACGTGGTGGTCGCCGTcgcgatcgcggcggcgaggtTTGACGCCAAAACacaggcggcgacggcgaggggtGCAGCGCTTGCCGGTGGAGCTACGTACTCGCGCCCAGATGGACGGGCTCGACGGCACGGCAGCATGAGCGCCGCCAGAGCTCCACCTGCGGTGTCCTTACGGTTACGGCCGGGTCCGGAATGCGGGCGGGGCGGTACGCGGCGACTGGCCGCCCGGTGCGCTTGCGGTGACGCACCGACGCGCGAGGACTTCGAGGAGAGGTGTCGCGCGCGCCGATGACTGCCAAGACCGGTGGCGGTGAGGCCGTCATCCTTAGCTTTTGTTCCTCCTCACGAGTCAGGGTCAAGAACAAACTCCGTCAGTCAAAATTAATATCCCAGAGCAAGTCTTATCTTGAATTCGAAAACTGAATATCTCATTTGCACGTCCTTCAATTCCTATCTTTGCACTCATATCGACAGTGCGTCGGTAAAGGTAGCACACTAGGACAACTGAAACAATTGAACACAGCTGCACGAACTCAGTCTCCAGGTTCCTGATGGTTGTTGAGTGCTGCAGATTACTGGATGCAGAGGAAGCATAAAATGGATCAAAGGATGGAGAGTAAAATGTGGAAATACGAGCGGCATGTCATGTTGCCGACTGTTCTGTTTTTTTCCTGGCACGATTTTGCATGATCAGTGAAGGGTAAGTATCGACAGTTCATACTACTGACCTACCGATTGCTTCATTCATCACGGCCCTACTGCACACCAAGTCATTGTAATGCATGCCGTTGCTGGTGCctgtgaagaagaagaaccgaGATCTATGTGTGATTGTTTGATCGACCACGAATCATATCCATCTACCTTATTAGATCAGACGGCCGGAGAGAAAAACGAAAACACTTCGTGGAGGAAACCGCTGCCTCACCCTCACCTCTCATGGCGGAACTAGCACTCACCATCGCATCGAATCACCGGATCCGCACGCGGTTGCGTCACAGACTCCAATAAATAAATACGACGGCCTTGCGGCCTGCCGTGCTTGGGGAAGAGAAGACGACGACGCGCCCGCCTGCTTGAGCTCAAGCGCGTATCTTATGATTCGGCTCTGATGCCCGCGGTAGGGAAGGACCTGAGCGAAAGATGGATGTTTGGCTGCTTGCCCTTCCGGCAGGAACTGAACCTGGGGATGATGGCGCCATCGGCAGGGAGAGACAGCGAGCGGCTGAGCGCGGAGGACCTGAGCGGGAGCGAGGCGATGCCCGGCATCTCGGCGTTGCCGGTGTCGGCCAGGGACGGCGAGACGATCCTCAAGGCGATGGGCGGCGACGTGGCGCCGCCAAAGTGGCAGGGCGGCGAGGGCGCAACCACTAAATTGGAGTAGTATCCTCGGAATTGGAGATCGAATTTGTTGAAATTTTTACTGCGATGCATCGAAGTCGATGACAGGAGAGACCCCGTGGCCTGCTTCGCGCAGGCATTGAAGTGGTGGTCGACAGAAGACGAGATCCTTCGGTAGTACTAGATGCTGGTTGTGTATGTTCAGAAACTGAACGCCCTTCGCTTTGTTCTGTGTTTGCAGGTGCTAAGCTAGGATGAGAATTCTATGCTTCTCTGCTGTTCAAATGCTCAGAAGCGCCGCATCAAATTTAAGAAAATTATGGATGAGCCGAATGAAAGAGTAATCCAGCCCGGCAACAAGAGATCCTGTATTCCTGTGGATGAAGATATCTCCTTGCAAGCTCACCACGGTTGCTCCGAGTTACCTCGGGCCACGCTGATTTTTCAACAGCCAACGACAGTTCAGTAATCTCTGGAGCAACAGCTCCAACCAAGACTCTGCCCAACAGAGTCGCTACCAGGACTAGTCGCCACATGCGGAGTACAGAGATCTCCTCCGAGAGCCGCGGCCAGTCATGCCCCATGCAATCGGCAGGCTGTTTCTGAGATGACGAACAATGGATGGACTGTAGGCTGTAGCTACGCACGCACGAAGCGCATATATACCGCCAATTCCCCTAGCAGCCGTGTGACACCATCCATCTGAATTCTGACACTATCGGCCAAGGCGACAAGCATGGCGGCCAAGGCCCGTCTCCCCACGCTCTGCGCCGCTCCTAGTACATGTACACTCCTCCCCTCCCTTCGCTCCCCGCAGACCAACTCCATGGCGGCAACGGCAACGGCAACGGCACG
Protein-coding sequences here:
- the LOC112894614 gene encoding carotenoid cleavage dioxygenase 8 homolog B, chloroplastic gives rise to the protein MSPTMASSLCVFAAMSGAAAGRPGSGAAVPGRLATSQQGAKGKRAAAHPLVASAVTETPAPAPAIAPAPPGRPAVVDAPRRRGGRGAGGHAAWKSVRQERWEGALEVEGELPLWLDGTYLRNGPGLWNLGDYGFRHLFDGYATLVRVSFRSGRAVGAHRQIESDAYKAARAHGKVCYREFSEVPKPDGFLSAVGQLASLFSGSSLTDNSNTGVVRLGDGRVLCLTETIKGSIVVDPDTLDTLGKFEFTDKLGGLVHSAHPIVTDTEFWTLIPDLIRPGYSVVRMDAGTNERRLVGRVDCRGGPAPGWVHSFPVTEHYVVVPEMPLRYCAKNLLRAEPTPLYKFEWHLESGSYMHVMCKASGRVVASVEVPPYVTFHFINAYEETDEDGRVTAIVADCCEHNADTSILDKLRLQNLRSSAGQDVLPDARVGRFRIPLDGSPFGELESALDPDEHGRGMDMCSINPAHVGKRYRYAYACGARRPCNFPNTLTKVDLVEKTAKNWYEEGAVPSEPFFVPRPGAVEEDDGVAISMVSARDGSAYALVLDAKTFQEVARAKFPYAMPYGLHCCWVPRNSNA